In Haliotis asinina isolate JCU_RB_2024 chromosome 16, JCU_Hal_asi_v2, whole genome shotgun sequence, the following are encoded in one genomic region:
- the LOC137267662 gene encoding neuronal acetylcholine receptor subunit alpha-5-like, translating into MVPSKDIWLPDLVLSNANGRVGGEHQPCTVNSNGTVEWFTIDRRSTSCTVDVTAFPFDKQRCSLDLTQWVTHTSEIDYVFQNVPVSFASLKENGEWEVLGSFVKEYDTFDGLYQVLELGLILGRRRAYYILTAILPVCILSCLNLMVFHVPPESGEKMTLCVSVLLAYAVCLTSINSFLPSVSDHVALFSIYLHYMFVLKALTVVASVFVLHLYSAQPKSTIKKRLTKFLSANPKKTATGALSTGNPGEDNGLTDASVKPNTNAEDAKQVLEQEQWFEIVKKVDLLFFVVFLMLFIVSTGGFFCAIAFRQV; encoded by the coding sequence ATGGTTCCATCAAAAGACATATGGTTGCCAGACCTAGTGTTGTCAAACGCTAATGGCCGTGTTGGGGGCGAACATCAGCCATGCACTGTTAACAGCAATGGAACCGTGGAGTGGTTCACCATAGATCGCCGTTCAACGTCGTGCACTGTTGATGTCACAGCTTTCCCGTTTGACAAACAACGCTGTTCCTTGGATCTGACACAATGGGTTACACACACCTCAGAGATAGACTACGTATTTCAAAATGTCCCAGTATCCTTTGCCTCACTTAAAGAAAATGGAGAGTGGGAGGTTTTGGGTTCATTTGTGAAAGAATATGATACATTTGATGGTCTGTATCAGGTCCTAGAGTTAGGACTTATCCTTGGACGACGTCGGGCTTACTACATACTTACTGCCATTTTGCCTGTTTGCATCCTATCCTGTCTCAATCTGATGGTGTTCCACGTGCCTCCGGAGTCAGGAGAGAAGATGAccctatgtgtgtctgtgttgttggCCTATGCCGTGTGCCTGACATCCATCAACTCCTTCTTGCCCTCTGTGTCCGACCACGTGGCTCTTTTCAGCATCTACCTCCACTACATGTTTGTGCTGAAGGCTCTGACTGTTGTGGCGTCAGTTTTTGTCCTACATCTTTACTCAGCACAGCCCAAGTCGACAATAAAGAAAAGGCTGACAAAGTTTCTTTCTGCCAATCCAAAGAAGACTGCAACCGGTGCCCTTTCAACTGGTAATCCTGGTGAGGATAATGGCCTGACTGATGCGTCTGTGAAACCCAACACGAATGCCGAGGACGCTAAACAGGTGCTGGAGCAAGAACAGTGGTTTGAAATTGTCAAAAAGGTGGACCTCCTgttctttgttgttttcttaATGTTGTTCATTGTATCGACTGGAGGATTCTTCTGCGCAATTGCATTCAGACAAGTGTAG